The bacterium genome includes the window CAATCAATCTATCCTTAAGCCGGTCAACTTCCTGAATAATTGCTTGTTTCATCTCTTGAATAGTATTGGGCATCATAGTTCTTACCCTTGAATATGGTTAGGATTATACACTCGCAATCATCGTTCATTACCTAATATCCGGTGGAGTTCTAGATAAAGTTGAACGATAGTCCATAATGCTCCTTTTGACGTAGAAGCATGTATCACCTTCACGGGAGTACCAGTTTTCTGGTCTCGGATGAGTTTACTTTCAGTCATATCATGTTCATTATTCCAATATTTCCAACTCTCACCGCCAATAAATTCTGCACTTATTATATATTCTTTAATATTCAATTTCCACCATGCACGTTTTAGGTCAGACGATATAACCGTATTCGTATCCAGCTGGTTCCCGGTTGATGTAGATTGGTTTTTTTGCGCTACCATAACTACGTTATGAAATTCCTGTTCAAACTCGGTCATACCCGCATAAATCTTGCGCCACGACGCTAATACCGGCGGTAACTCTCGCTGCATTTTCTGCAATTGAACATACATTTCTGTACCCTGTGGGAGAACGCATTGAGTCTTCCTATTCCTATCCGTTGTATCAGCTGTTGTCATTCGAACAATCGCAATTAATAGTTCCTGCAGTTTCTGGATATACTCTTTTGCGCTCGGCATTCTCCATACGAAATAACATTTATGCCACATTAAATTCCCTTGTTCTGGTTGAGTATCAATCCTCTCACAGATACGGTCAACTTTTCGAATCAGGTCAGCGATTTGGTTAACTGTAACTAAATTTCGTTCAGCTAATTCCGCTAGTTTCGCTGAGCTGACAGTAGGTTTACCTGATTTCTTGGTATAAGTTGATATACGGTTAGATGAAACATACTTCCAAGCGAAATAGGGTTGTATCGCTCGAGTAGAAGGTGTACTCTGTGTTGCGGTTAAATAGAAGATAATATTTCCATACAACCGTGGCATTCCTTCAACATTCTCAATACCGGTAGAAGATTCAGGATGCGGTCCGATTAACACCACTTTACCTTTTTGATACTCACTAGCAATCATACACCCCTGCTGACATAATTCCGGTTTTTTCCATTGCGCCGGAACTGTTTCGATTTTAGCGAGAACACGAGAATCAAGTTGAAACGTTGGCCCACACCAGTATTTAAGCTTGAACCGAGAACGAGGATAGCCCCAGAATATTGGTAAATCGGAATTAGTCGGTGCTATTTCTACTTCACCAACCGCAGCACTATCAGCTAGAGTATTCGTTACCAAATTCAATCCCAACTCCGTATCTGCGGCGAGATACGCTCCAGCACAAACCCCTAAATAACCATTTCCACGTTTTACAAAATTACGAATTGCTGTTAATCCTTTCGGATAGATTACATACGCTTGCACGGTGGATAATCCGCCGGGAATTAAAACCAGATTATATCGGTTACGTGTTAGCATCCCATTGCGGATATCCATACCATTAATCATATCGCAGTCAACCCCTAACTGTTCGCAGATTCGAACGAAACTTGCCGGGCCATCAAACGTTCGGTCACCGCAATATATCGCTACCTTAGGTAACCGTAAAGTATATACCTTTACGGTTCGTGGGAATTCTGTATATATCGGATTTAGCTTAAATTGCTGGCAGATATTAGAAAATAATTCTGTAAATGCAGGGGAACTAGATTCCGGAACAATAAAACTGCCAGGTAACACTTCAGTCCCCTGAACCTGAACCGATTCAGCCAGCCAGAATACCGTATATCGGTTTCGTAATAATCGACTCACCGCTTTAAAACTATCCAGTTGCCTTTGGTATTCCGTTGAAGAATCGCTTATCGATGAGAGAGGAACAATGTATCCTTTATGATGGCAACCCTGCTCCCGAGCTCCTAGAGTAATTCCCATAGCAGAATGAGTGAGATACCATACAATAATTGCAAATTTCGTTAGAGGAGATAATCGTTTCGTATATCACCTCAGAGTAATTAAAGGATGCTAGGGTAAACCCTCAGATTAGGTATGTTTCATGAGGTTGAACACAAACTCGGTGCGATTCACTTTCCGAAACTGATACACAAAACCTCATGCACAACCTAGAATGAAAAAATCGATTTATTTTAACCTAAAGTATTTTGACATTCGGAATTTCTCGAAAGGGAAATTATCCTTTAATTCCGGTCATGACAATTCCTTTAACAAAATAACGTTGTGCAGCAATAAAAAGAATAATTACCGGCAATAATACTACCAACGTAGCTGCCATTAGATAATGGTACTCTGTCTGATACAACCCTTGGAAAACTTGGAGTCCGAGCGCTAATGTTTTTTTATCTGCACTCCGCAGATAAATCAGCGGACCCCAGAAATCGTTCCAGTTCCAAATGAATGAAAATAGAACGACCGTCGTTAACACCGGTTTTGATAATGGCATAATTATCTGGGTATAAATGCGGAACGAGCTACACCCATCAATCCGTGCCGCTTCATCTAAGTCGATAGGGATACTGCGGAAAAATTGACGTAGTAAAAAGATAAAAAAAGCGCTTCCGCCGAAATATGCCGGAACGGTTAAGGGATAAAACGTATCTACCCAACCAAGTTTCGTAAATAAAATAAAACGCGGGATTTCAGTTACCATAGCTGGTAACATCATCGTACTCAATAGAACGAAAAATAATAATTCTCGACCTGGGAACCGTAACCGTGCAAAACCGAAAGCAACTAACGAACAGGAAATGAGTTGACCAGTTAAC containing:
- a CDS encoding BPL-N domain-containing protein, with amino-acid sequence MGITLGAREQGCHHKGYIVPLSSISDSSTEYQRQLDSFKAVSRLLRNRYTVFWLAESVQVQGTEVLPGSFIVPESSSPAFTELFSNICQQFKLNPIYTEFPRTVKVYTLRLPKVAIYCGDRTFDGPASFVRICEQLGVDCDMINGMDIRNGMLTRNRYNLVLIPGGLSTVQAYVIYPKGLTAIRNFVKRGNGYLGVCAGAYLAADTELGLNLVTNTLADSAAVGEVEIAPTNSDLPIFWGYPRSRFKLKYWCGPTFQLDSRVLAKIETVPAQWKKPELCQQGCMIASEYQKGKVVLIGPHPESSTGIENVEGMPRLYGNIIFYLTATQSTPSTRAIQPYFAWKYVSSNRISTYTKKSGKPTVSSAKLAELAERNLVTVNQIADLIRKVDRICERIDTQPEQGNLMWHKCYFVWRMPSAKEYIQKLQELLIAIVRMTTADTTDRNRKTQCVLPQGTEMYVQLQKMQRELPPVLASWRKIYAGMTEFEQEFHNVVMVAQKNQSTSTGNQLDTNTVISSDLKRAWWKLNIKEYIISAEFIGGESWKYWNNEHDMTESKLIRDQKTGTPVKVIHASTSKGALWTIVQLYLELHRILGNER
- a CDS encoding carbohydrate ABC transporter permease, yielding MSFIESKKTKQRIGKIIVITILCIGGILYLLPFLWMIRTSLMEYTQLNRLPMVWIPNPIRLDNYRQALTMMNFPVLLKNTLIITAFALTGQLISCSLVAFGFARLRFPGRELLFFVLLSTMMLPAMVTEIPRFILFTKLGWVDTFYPLTVPAYFGGSAFFIFLLRQFFRSIPIDLDEAARIDGCSSFRIYTQIIMPLSKPVLTTVVLFSFIWNWNDFWGPLIYLRSADKKTLALGLQVFQGLYQTEYHYLMAATLVVLLPVIILFIAAQRYFVKGIVMTGIKG